Part of the Candidatus Bodocaedibacter vickermanii genome is shown below.
ATGTGCAATTAACTTTGCCACCATGCTGTCATAATAGGGTGGAATTTGATACCCCGCATACAACGCACTGTCCACACGAATCCCAGGTCCACCTGGTGTGTGAAACCGTGTAACAGTTCCAGGGCTTGGCATAAATGTTTCGGCGTCTTCCGCATTAATACGGCACTCTATCGAATGCCCATGAAATGTGATATCCGACTGTTGCAATGTCAGCGGATGACCTGCCGCAACAGAAATTTGCTCATGCACTAAATCAATCCCTGTAATCAATTCTGTCACGGGATGTTCAACTTGAATACGAGTATTCATTTCAATAAAATAGAACTTACCGTTCTCATATAAAAACTCGATGGTGCCCAAGCCACGATATTTCATTTTACGCATTGCGTTTGCGCAAATTTCACCCAGCTCATGGCGTTGTTCGGCGGTAATCACGGGTGATGGAGCTTCTTCCAAAACCTTTTGATGGCGACGCTGGATGGAACAATCGCGCTCACCTAAATGGATCGCATGCCCCTTCCCGTCTCCCAAGACTTGAATTTCAATATGACGTGGTTGACCTAAGTATTTTTCCATATACACACGGTCATCACCAAAGTTAGCCAACGCTTCTGATTTAGCTAAACGGTATTGAGATTCAGTTTCATCAAGCGTATTGATAACCTTCATCCCTTTACCACCGCCACCAGATGCTGCTTTAATCAACACTGGGCATCCAATTTCAGCACACCAACGTTTCGCATCTTCAACGGTTTCAACGGCTCCACCAGATCCTGGAACGGTTGGAATCCCTAGTTCAATAGCTGCTTTAATTGCCTGAACCTTATCGCCCATCATTAAAATATGTTCCGGAACAGGACCAATAAAAATCATGCCATGATCTTCAACCATTTGGGCAAACTTTGCGTTTTCTGACAGAAATCCAAACCCAGGATGGATCGCATCTGCCCCTGTAATTTCAGCAGCAGCCATAATTGACTGCATATTTAAATAGCTTTCCTTTGCAGGGCCAGGTCCAATACACACACTTTCATCTGCCATTAAAACATGTTTTGCCGATGAATCTGCAGTGGAATGAACTGCAACAACCTTAATGTCCATTTCACGACACGCGCGCAAAATCCGCAGGGCAATTTCCCCGCGGTTTGCAATTAGAATTTTTTTAATCATGAAGGTTACTCAATAATTATTAAGACATCACCGTACTCTACTGGGTTTCCATCGCTAAAGAAAATTTCTTTAACAACTCCACTTGTATGAGCTTTGATGGGGTTCATAACTTTCATAGCCTCAATAATAAAGACTGTGTCTCCTTGGTTAACTCGGTTGCCGACCTTTGTAAAGGTTGCAGCACCTGGTTCAGGAGCCGCATATAACGTTCCAACCATCGGTGATTTCAAGGCTCCCGGATGTTGCTTTGGATTCGCAACTGCAGCCTCCTGCGGAGCCCCCGTCGGGGCTACTGAAGGTGCAGGAGACATCTGTGGTGCCATCATCACTGTTTGGTTAGAGTTACGTGTTAAACGAACTCGGCGGCCTTGATCCTCATATTCAATCTCGCTTAAATCCGCATCTTGCAATACTTTTGCTAAGGCTTGAATCGCTGATTGATCTATATCAAATGAAAACTTTTTATCGGTCATGGGTGTAACTCGATTCTATTTCTTTTTTTCGCGGATATTTTTAATCACAGCCTCTAAGTCTTCAGGACCAATGGGTTGCATAAATAAGTATTCTCCAATAATATGGCCTGGTGTTTGGGAAATACCTATTTTTTCAGCAAGGGTTCTGTTGTTTAAAAGAACCTCTTTTGTTTTTCCTGCATCAACATCTGAATCTAATTTTGAACGATTAACTCCTGGAATATTTCCAGCAATATCCAACAATGATGTTTCAGTTAACACTTCGGTAGACGACATGATTTTTTCATGAAACTTTTCAAACAAACCTTGCTCATTCATTGCCATGGCAATACGCGCGGCTTTTTGCGCTAACACTGATGTATCAGGTAAGAATCTGAAAATGATCCGTAATCCCTTATCTTTTTGTGCTGCATTTTGGTAAATCTTGAACATTGCTTTTGATTTTGGATCTGTATAATCACCAAACATCAACACGGTTAAATCGGCACTTGGAGATCCCAAAAAAGGCAATCCAGCAATTTTTTCCAACTCAGCTTTGTTTTTCTCTAATAATTCTACAACTTTTTCTTGTTGTTTCTCTACCACCTGCTTTTGTAAATTCATGATAGATTCAGCAAGTACGTTGGGGGTTTTTACGATATACTTGTGTGCTATTTGTTCAATCGCTGCAACTTGTGCTTTGCTAAACACGGTTTGCTCAGCTTGTTGATCAACTGATTTTGCTTCTTCTTGAACTTTTTCTTTTTTGTTACATCCCACTAAAAACGCAGACGTTACTAAAAGAACTGAAAGTTGTTTTTTCATGCTAATGGTCCTTGTATAAATTTCATATCAGTGTAATCTAACATAATTTTATTATTTGTTCAAAATATTGCGTAGTATTACATCAAAACATAGCTCGCTAAAATATACAGAGAGATTAATTAGCAGACCTATTTCTTGTGTCTACGAATCACTTGAATCACTGCGCCCACGTCCTCAAAACTTATCGGTTGTTTTAATAAAAAATCTCCCATAATATAACCCGGAGATTCTTGAATTCCTAACTTTTCCGCTAATACGCGATCATTTGATAAAGCTTTAGCAACATCTGAAGAATTCATATCTTTGTTTAATCTTTCAGAATCTAAGCCCTTTATGCTTTGAAGAATTCGGGTTAAAGCTTCATTGCTTAACTCACCTTCATGTTGCATAACTTTTGTATGAAAGCTTAAGAATAAATCTTGCTTTAACAATGCCAATCCAATACGTGCAGCTCTTTGTCCAACGACAGACTTCTCAGGTAAAAATCTTATCAACATACGGAGCTTATTATCCTTGTTCACATGTTGAGCAAATATTCTCATCATTGTTTTTGACTTTATGTCAGCATAGTTTGCAAACATTAATATGGTAACATCGAAATCCGCAGCGCCGATTTTAGGAACTCCGGTCGTATTATCAACTTCGCTCCTATGCTGATTTAACAGATCAACAACTTTCTCTTGTTGTTTATTAGCTACTTCCTTTTGTAAGTTCATAATGACTTCAGCTAAGATATGTGGGTTGTTTACAATATAATTATGAATAGTTTGTTCAATTTCAGCTTTTGGCATTCTGTTATCGCATCCTGCTAAAAATGCAAATGTAATTAAAAGTACAGCGAGTTGTTTTTTCATACTAATAGACCTTTTATAAATTTCATATCAATGTAATATGGCATATTTTTATTATTTGTTCAAAATATTGCGTAGTATTCAGAATTTGTTAACTTTTTCGAGATATAGTAACCTTAGAGCGCTCATACATTATTATTTTAGCCCACCGTTTCGTGAAGAAATGACGGATTACTTCGTCTATTTAGTCTCGATTTAGAGAGTGGGTTTTGTCCCCCCACCCGAAGGTCACTGAGGGTGATAAGGGCGGGGGGGTGGTAAAAAAATCGCGTTAACTAAATATTAACCTTTATTAAACAACGTGCCGTTGCATCCAATAGGTTTAGATCCGATGCGCCATGACACGGATTCCAAAAGCCAATCTAACGAATGCAACGATACGTTCCAGCATCACGCTACATCCGATCACATTTAATTTGCAGACGGATGTGCTCTAATTTGTTCCAGCCTTAACTCTAAATCTTTCAACTTCATCCACTCTACGGAACCTTGCTTTGCATCTGCTTTGCCTGCGTTCAAATAGCGCTCAACTCCATTTAGATTTTTCACGGCTAAATTTGCTTCTGCTAAAGCGTATGCAACCATGACCTTATTACCTAACAGGTCATATACTCGCGAATATTGATCCCAGAAACTTGGACTGCGGCGTAAATCTGCATCCAACTGATCAATGAACGACATTTCCTTTAGCGCATCTTGACCACGTTTTAAGATCACGTAAATCGTTGCACGTTCAAACCGCATAATAACTTCTTTACGAGCTGTATTGCTTGTACGTTCTGCCATGTTAATGGCTGCGTCAATATCCGTTAAAGCCTTATCGCCAAGTCCGGTTGCCTGATATATTTCACTGCGGGCAAATAACAAATAAGGATCACTTGGATATTTTGCAATCAATTCCGACAT
Proteins encoded:
- a CDS encoding thioredoxin domain-containing protein yields the protein MKKQLAVLLITFAFLAGCDNRMPKAEIEQTIHNYIVNNPHILAEVIMNLQKEVANKQQEKVVDLLNQHRSEVDNTTGVPKIGAADFDVTILMFANYADIKSKTMMRIFAQHVNKDNKLRMLIRFLPEKSVVGQRAARIGLALLKQDLFLSFHTKVMQHEGELSNEALTRILQSIKGLDSERLNKDMNSSDVAKALSNDRVLAEKLGIQESPGYIMGDFLLKQPISFEDVGAVIQVIRRHKK
- the accC gene encoding acetyl-CoA carboxylase biotin carboxylase subunit encodes the protein MIKKILIANRGEIALRILRACREMDIKVVAVHSTADSSAKHVLMADESVCIGPGPAKESYLNMQSIMAAAEITGADAIHPGFGFLSENAKFAQMVEDHGMIFIGPVPEHILMMGDKVQAIKAAIELGIPTVPGSGGAVETVEDAKRWCAEIGCPVLIKAASGGGGKGMKVINTLDETESQYRLAKSEALANFGDDRVYMEKYLGQPRHIEIQVLGDGKGHAIHLGERDCSIQRRHQKVLEEAPSPVITAEQRHELGEICANAMRKMKYRGLGTIEFLYENGKFYFIEMNTRIQVEHPVTELITGIDLVHEQISVAAGHPLTLQQSDITFHGHSIECRINAEDAETFMPSPGTVTRFHTPGGPGIRVDSALYAGYQIPPYYDSMVAKLIAHGKDRAQCLGRMRRALKEFYVEGVKTNIQLHQRLMENEDIISGDYTIHWLEKKFLNDQ
- the accB gene encoding acetyl-CoA carboxylase biotin carboxyl carrier protein codes for the protein MTDKKFSFDIDQSAIQALAKVLQDADLSEIEYEDQGRRVRLTRNSNQTVMMAPQMSPAPSVAPTGAPQEAAVANPKQHPGALKSPMVGTLYAAPEPGAATFTKVGNRVNQGDTVFIIEAMKVMNPIKAHTSGVVKEIFFSDGNPVEYGDVLIIIE
- a CDS encoding thioredoxin domain-containing protein, which gives rise to MKKQLSVLLVTSAFLVGCNKKEKVQEEAKSVDQQAEQTVFSKAQVAAIEQIAHKYIVKTPNVLAESIMNLQKQVVEKQQEKVVELLEKNKAELEKIAGLPFLGSPSADLTVLMFGDYTDPKSKAMFKIYQNAAQKDKGLRIIFRFLPDTSVLAQKAARIAMAMNEQGLFEKFHEKIMSSTEVLTETSLLDIAGNIPGVNRSKLDSDVDAGKTKEVLLNNRTLAEKIGISQTPGHIIGEYLFMQPIGPEDLEAVIKNIREKKK